The following proteins come from a genomic window of Lycium ferocissimum isolate CSIRO_LF1 chromosome 4, AGI_CSIRO_Lferr_CH_V1, whole genome shotgun sequence:
- the LOC132051638 gene encoding uncharacterized protein LOC132051638, with protein sequence MGLSRLAAFPCNHTHNLLLLPNSFISSLSLSSGLTRTTTTNHKSKFIPLLSSTNRLAHSVSPAMVKAIRIHQLGGPEVLKWEDVEVGDPKDGEIRVKNKAIGLNFIDVYFRKGVYKAAAFPFTPGMEAVGIVTAVGPGLTGRKIGDIVAYAGSPMGSYAEEQILPADRVVPVPPSIDPIVAASILLKGMTAQFLLRRCFKVEHGHTVLVHAAAGGVGSLLCQWANALGATVIGTVSTKEKAAQAKDDGCHHVIIYKEEDFVTRVKEITSGQGVEVVYDSVGKDTFQGSLDCLKTRGYMVSFGQSSGSPDAVPLSALAVKSLFLTRPSMMHYTITRDELLETAGEVFANAASGVLRVRVNHTYPLSQAAQAHADLESRKTSGSIVLIPDGAEK encoded by the exons ATGGGACTTTCAAGATTAGCAGCATTTCCTTGTAACCATACTCACAATCTTCTTCTTCtaccaaattctttcatttCTAGCCTTTCTCTTTCTAGTGGACTAACAAGAACTACTACCACTAACCATAAAAGCAAATTTATTCCTTTATTATCATCCACTAACAGATTAGCTCACTCTGTATCACCAGCAATGGTCAAAGCAATTAGAATTCATCAACTTGGTGGCCCTGAG GTCCTTAAATGGGAGGACGTCGAAGTGGGAGACCCAAAAGATGGAGAGATCAGGGTGAAAAATAAGGCCATTGGTCTCAACTTCATTGACGTATATTTCCGAAAAGGGGTTTACAAAGCTGCTGCATTTCCTTTTACACCAG GTATGGAGGCCGTAGGGATTGTAACAGCTGTTGGTCCCGGATTGACTGGGAGGAAAATTGGAGATATTGTTGCATATGCTGGCAGTCCAATGGGTTCATATGCTGAGGAACAGATCCTTCCTGCTGATAGAGTTGTGCCTGTTCCTCCCTCTATTGACCCTATTGTTGCAGCATCCATACTTCTCAAGGGCATGACTGCTCAGTTCCTACTGCGCCGCTGCTTCAAA GTTGAACATGGGCACACAGTACTGGTTCATGCTGCAGCAGGTGGGGTTGGGTCCCTATTGTGCCAATGGGCAAATGCCCTTGGTGCTACTGTGATTGGGACTGTATCAACTAAAGAGAAGGCAGCCCAAGCGAAAGATGACGGCTGTCATCATGTTATAATCTATAAGGAAGAGGATTTTGTCACTCGTGTCAAGGAGATTACTTCTGGCCAAGGAGTTGAAGTTGTCTATGATTCTGTTGGGAAAGATACCTTTCAG GGATCATTAGACTGCTTAAAAACTCGTGGATACATGGTGAGTTTCGGGCAGTCATCTGGCTCACCAGATGCGGTACCTTTATCGGCTCTTGCAGTGAAATCGCTATTTCTGACAAGGCCTAGCATGATGCATTACACAATAACGAGGGATGAACTACTGGAAACTGCTGGAGAGGTATTTGCAAATGCTGCATCAGGTGTCCTACGTGTCCGTGTCAATCATACTTATCCATTGTCTCAGGCGGCACAAGCACATGCTGACCTTGAGAGCAGGAAAACATCTGGATCAATTGTGTTGATTCCAGATGGTGCTGAGAagtag